A section of the Desulfotomaculum sp. genome encodes:
- a CDS encoding spore coat associated protein CotJA, whose amino-acid sequence MNYYPYPNIPVMPGAPQMPCGPDHEFQFQLAHAYVPWQNMTQVFSPAEALTHGTLFPELVMPYIG is encoded by the coding sequence ATGAATTATTATCCATATCCAAATATACCTGTAATGCCCGGCGCGCCACAGATGCCGTGCGGTCCTGATCATGAGTTTCAGTTTCAACTGGCTCACGCTTATGTTCCATGGCAGAACATGACCCAGGTTTTCAGCCCGGCTGAAGCTTTAACTCACGGCACACTTTTCCCTGAACTTGTCATGCCTTACATAGGCTAA